TGATACGCCTGGTATTCATAAACCGAAAACTGCCTTAGGTGATTTTATGGTTGAGTCTGCCTATTCAACCCTGCGTGAAGTGGACACAGTTCTTTTTATGGTACCTGCTGATGAAAAGCGGGGTAAAGGCGACAATATGATTATAGAGCGTCTTAAAGCGGCCAAGGTACCTGTTATTTTGGTTATCAATAAGATTGATAAGGTTCATCCGGATCAATTACTCGAACAGATTGATGATTTTAGAAATCAAATGGATTTTCAAGAAATTATCCCCATTTCTGCCTTGCAAGGCAATAATGTCAGTCATCTGGTAGATCTTTTGGTAGATCATCTAGAAGAAGGTTTTCAATATTTTCCAGCTGATCAAATCACGGATCATCCAGAGCGCTTTTTGGTATCTGAAATGATTCGGGAAAAAGTTTTGTTGCTGACGCGTGAAGAAATTCCTCATTCGGTAGCTGTGGTTATTGACTCAATGGCGCGTGATGAGGAAACGCATAAGATACATATTCGTGCGACCATTATGGTGGAGCGTGACAGTCAAAAGGGCATTATCATCGGTAAAAGGGGTGCTATGCTTAAAAAGATAGGCCAAATGGCTCGTCGTGACATCGAACTCATGCTAGGTGACAAAGTCTACCTCGAAACATGGGTCAAGGTCAAGAAAAACTGGCGCGATAAGAAACTAGACTTAGCCGATTTTGGGTATAATAAGAAGGAGTATTGAGATCAAGCTAATGTCTTTCCAGATAAATTGAAGGAATTTTAATTATGGACTATATTTCCTACATCCGCTCAAAAGTCGGTCATGACAAGGTTATCTTGACTTTTGCTGGCGGGATTTTAGCAGACAAAGACGGGCGTGTGCTTTTGCAACTGCGCGGAGATAAGAAGACTTGGGCTATTCCGGGCGGTGCAATGGAGCTGGGCGAATCTACGCTTGACACAGCTAAACGGGAATTTTTTGAAGAAACAGGTATCAAGGTGGAGGCTGTGCGCTTTCTTAATGTTTATAGCCATTTTGAGGAAGTCTATCCTAATGGTGATGAGGTGCAGACTATTGTCATGATTTATGAGTTTAAGGCGCTAAATGACTTTGATATTTCTGATTTTCACAATGAAGAA
This region of Streptococcus mutans genomic DNA includes:
- a CDS encoding NUDIX hydrolase, with amino-acid sequence MDYISYIRSKVGHDKVILTFAGGILADKDGRVLLQLRGDKKTWAIPGGAMELGESTLDTAKREFFEETGIKVEAVRFLNVYSHFEEVYPNGDEVQTIVMIYEFKALNDFDISDFHNEETLRLRFFSEEEIAELESVSDKHRLMLAEYFDDSFALGH
- the era gene encoding GTPase Era, which encodes MSFKSGFVAILGRPNVGKSTFLNHVMGQKIAIMSDKAQTTRNKIMGIYTTDKEQIVFIDTPGIHKPKTALGDFMVESAYSTLREVDTVLFMVPADEKRGKGDNMIIERLKAAKVPVILVINKIDKVHPDQLLEQIDDFRNQMDFQEIIPISALQGNNVSHLVDLLVDHLEEGFQYFPADQITDHPERFLVSEMIREKVLLLTREEIPHSVAVVIDSMARDEETHKIHIRATIMVERDSQKGIIIGKRGAMLKKIGQMARRDIELMLGDKVYLETWVKVKKNWRDKKLDLADFGYNKKEY